Proteins from a genomic interval of Acetobacterium woodii DSM 1030:
- a CDS encoding HelD family protein, which produces MNKNNTDWSIEEARLTETIAEATLQLDEALNANEKNRAMILETKKEIRENTSHSMGNLWGSDGFEALVELSQSMNPVHERMAIYEFTEAQISKLRGILDIPYFARIDFCFNEGDHIEQIYIGRHSLKKGNTYKLLIHDWRSPVASVFYRFAPGDAWYDAPVGRIEGKLLIKRQFEIKNGHLDYFFDADLQVFDDLLRKLLSKNTSLKMKTIVESIQRDQDLVIRDIENDLLIVQGVAGSGKTSIALHRAAYLMYQDLSDNLLGREILILSPHKLFEEYISNVIPELSDDNVRTVIFDEILKDLIERKFETRNIFLERVLLNNPQSQLKMESMAFKGSADFIKIIDRFIDEIPERFMKIRDITFKGETILTRTEIINRLQINPDTPLKTKLGYLQEAISEAVYGKWRVPIKKSLRQEMMRFAEIDTFMLYQQLFENKGYFLKISTGIELPGNIDKILTLTKRNLSHQTLNYDDAVAMGYLSLRLFGAREYTTIKQVIIDEGQDYYPLHYEILKRMFLKSKFTILGDINQTLQKNEDLSFYEQITKRLNRKKNALVTMNKSYRCTSEILHFSKNFIDDSIAVENYNRHGEEPVMLSAPNLNCLVDILCKEINQCLKAGYQSIGLILKTQKNTKVIFDALKLKMPVNLIRHDTMVAIEGVSIMPVYLSKGLEFDAVFICDASQVNYSTVADQRLLYISCTRALHRLLLLCEGEPTSLLKI; this is translated from the coding sequence ATGAACAAAAATAACACCGATTGGTCTATTGAAGAAGCAAGATTAACAGAAACCATTGCCGAGGCGACGCTTCAGCTCGATGAGGCACTCAATGCCAATGAAAAAAACCGGGCGATGATTCTGGAGACCAAAAAAGAAATCCGTGAAAACACGTCTCACTCCATGGGTAATCTCTGGGGCTCTGATGGCTTTGAAGCACTGGTTGAATTGAGTCAATCGATGAATCCGGTGCACGAACGCATGGCAATTTATGAATTTACCGAAGCCCAAATCTCAAAGCTGCGGGGAATTCTTGATATCCCCTATTTTGCGCGCATTGATTTTTGCTTCAACGAGGGTGATCATATCGAACAAATTTACATTGGCCGTCATTCGCTTAAAAAGGGAAACACTTATAAGTTACTGATCCATGACTGGCGTTCGCCTGTTGCCAGCGTGTTCTACCGTTTTGCGCCCGGCGATGCCTGGTATGATGCTCCGGTTGGCCGAATTGAGGGCAAGCTTTTAATAAAACGACAATTTGAAATCAAGAATGGTCATCTGGATTATTTTTTTGATGCCGATCTGCAGGTGTTCGATGATTTATTGCGCAAACTTTTATCAAAAAATACCTCGCTTAAAATGAAAACAATCGTCGAATCGATTCAACGGGATCAGGACCTCGTCATCCGGGATATCGAAAATGACCTTTTGATTGTCCAGGGGGTAGCGGGGAGCGGTAAAACTTCCATTGCGTTACACCGGGCGGCCTATCTGATGTATCAAGATTTGTCAGACAATTTGCTGGGCCGCGAAATTTTAATTCTTTCGCCACATAAACTTTTTGAGGAATACATTTCCAATGTGATTCCCGAGCTGAGCGACGACAATGTCCGAACTGTCATCTTTGATGAAATTCTCAAAGATTTGATCGAACGGAAATTTGAAACCAGAAACATTTTTCTGGAAAGAGTTTTATTAAATAATCCCCAGAGCCAACTAAAAATGGAAAGTATGGCCTTTAAAGGTTCGGCAGATTTCATCAAAATCATTGATCGTTTCATTGATGAGATCCCTGAGCGCTTCATGAAGATCCGCGACATCACGTTTAAAGGAGAAACGATTTTGACCCGCACCGAAATAATCAATCGCCTCCAAATCAATCCAGATACACCACTAAAAACGAAACTGGGTTATCTGCAAGAAGCGATTAGTGAAGCAGTTTACGGCAAATGGCGGGTGCCGATCAAAAAATCGCTCCGTCAAGAAATGATGCGATTCGCCGAAATCGATACCTTCATGCTTTATCAGCAACTTTTTGAGAATAAGGGTTATTTTTTAAAAATTTCCACCGGTATCGAGTTACCTGGCAACATTGATAAAATACTGACGCTTACCAAAAGAAATTTGAGCCACCAGACATTGAACTATGATGATGCCGTTGCTATGGGATATTTAAGCCTGCGCTTATTTGGGGCCAGGGAATATACAACCATCAAACAGGTCATCATTGATGAAGGCCAGGATTATTATCCGCTCCACTATGAAATCCTTAAGCGGATGTTTTTAAAATCGAAATTTACCATTCTTGGGGATATCAACCAGACCCTTCAAAAAAATGAAGATCTCAGCTTTTATGAACAGATTACGAAGCGCTTGAACCGTAAAAAAAATGCCCTTGTCACGATGAACAAAAGTTATCGCTGTACCAGTGAGATTTTGCATTTTAGTAAAAATTTCATTGATGATTCAATCGCGGTAGAGAACTATAATCGCCATGGGGAAGAGCCGGTGATGTTATCGGCCCCTAATCTCAATTGCCTGGTTGACATACTTTGTAAAGAAATCAACCAGTGTTTAAAAGCCGGATATCAATCGATTGGACTGATTCTAAAAACTCAGAAAAATACCAAGGTGATTTTTGATGCCTTAAAGCTAAAAATGCCCGTTAATCTGATTCGCCATGATACGATGGTGGCGATTGAAGGGGTTTCGATCATGCCCGTCTATCTGTCTAAAGGCCTGGAGTTTGATGCCGTATTTATCTGCGATGCCAGTCAGGTTAATTATAGCACTGTGGCTGACCAGCGGCTTCTTTACATCAGCTGCACCCGGGCTCTGCATCGCCTGTTACTACTATGCGAAGGCGAGCCAACTTCGTTGCTTAAAATTTAG
- a CDS encoding DsbA family oxidoreductase, which translates to MMKIEIWSDYVCPFCYIGKRKLALALEKTSMKENVEIIFHSFELDPNAKKSYAENMNQLIAKKYGMSMEQAVAANNNIINVAKEVGLVFNFANLKPTNTFDAHRLSHYAKEQGQLQAYTEAVMKSYFTDSLNISDFSVLTSIAVAVGLDQAKTLGILESSAFADAVRQDEANAHSRQINGVPYFLFNDQESINGAQAVETFIAVIEGLKKA; encoded by the coding sequence ATGATGAAAATAGAAATTTGGTCAGATTATGTTTGCCCTTTTTGTTATATTGGCAAACGAAAACTTGCCTTAGCGCTTGAAAAAACAAGCATGAAAGAAAACGTTGAAATAATCTTTCATTCATTTGAGTTAGATCCCAACGCCAAGAAAAGTTATGCTGAAAATATGAATCAATTAATCGCAAAAAAATATGGCATGAGCATGGAACAAGCAGTAGCCGCCAATAATAATATTATCAACGTTGCCAAAGAAGTCGGTCTGGTTTTTAATTTTGCCAATTTAAAACCGACCAATACCTTTGATGCCCATCGCTTGTCACATTATGCCAAAGAACAAGGCCAGTTGCAAGCCTACACTGAAGCCGTGATGAAAAGCTATTTTACGGATTCATTAAATATTTCTGATTTTTCGGTATTAACGTCAATTGCGGTCGCAGTGGGATTAGATCAAGCCAAAACGCTTGGCATTTTAGAATCATCCGCTTTTGCCGATGCGGTTCGACAAGATGAAGCGAATGCCCATTCACGCCAGATAAATGGGGTACCTTATTTCTTATTTAACGATCAGGAATCAATCAACGGTGCCCAAGCGGTGGAGACCTTTATCGCCGTGATTGAAGGGTTAAAAAAGGCTTAA
- a CDS encoding HD domain-containing phosphohydrolase: protein MPNILIIDDEKSIRVTLSEFLKKDGYHVITAENVQMAKHLLNENTIDVVLSDIIMPKDSGITLLKYLHETSPDIRFIMMTGEPTIDTAVEAIRLGAHDYLTKPVYRNELLKAVRHAANFKQLIDEKRKLEQQNLEQRENLERLVEERTYKLHQAMLNTAYATAAMLDLRDPYTAGHQKRVGSLAKAIGKELKLPEDTVEGLHIAGCIHDIGKIAIPFEILTKPVQLSQNEYAIIKEHPKIGYDVLLSYEMPWPIAEIVYHHHERLDGSGYPQGLKGDQIRLETRIISVSDVVEAMSSHRPYRASLGLQSAIDEISLNKNKLYDPAVVDACITLFNKKNYTFNED from the coding sequence ATGCCAAACATTTTAATTATTGATGATGAAAAAAGCATTCGCGTTACCTTAAGTGAATTCCTGAAAAAAGATGGGTATCATGTTATTACGGCAGAAAACGTTCAAATGGCAAAACATCTGTTAAACGAGAACACTATTGATGTTGTGCTTTCGGATATCATCATGCCAAAAGATTCAGGGATAACTTTACTCAAATATTTACATGAAACCAGTCCCGATATCCGTTTTATCATGATGACCGGTGAACCAACCATAGATACCGCGGTCGAGGCGATTCGGCTTGGTGCACACGATTATCTCACTAAACCGGTTTATCGCAATGAGCTCTTAAAAGCGGTAAGACACGCAGCTAATTTCAAACAGCTAATCGATGAAAAACGCAAACTTGAGCAGCAAAACCTGGAACAGCGGGAAAATCTGGAACGGCTTGTCGAGGAAAGAACCTATAAACTACACCAGGCAATGCTGAACACGGCTTACGCCACGGCAGCAATGTTAGATTTACGCGACCCATATACAGCCGGACACCAAAAAAGGGTCGGCAGCTTGGCTAAAGCAATCGGCAAAGAATTAAAACTTCCTGAAGATACCGTTGAGGGCTTGCATATTGCCGGATGTATTCATGATATCGGGAAGATCGCCATCCCTTTTGAGATCCTTACTAAACCGGTTCAACTTTCTCAAAACGAATACGCAATCATTAAAGAACACCCTAAAATAGGGTATGATGTGCTGCTGAGCTATGAAATGCCCTGGCCGATTGCCGAAATTGTTTATCATCATCATGAGCGGCTCGATGGCAGTGGTTATCCCCAGGGGCTGAAAGGCGATCAAATTCGGCTTGAGACACGAATCATATCAGTATCGGACGTTGTCGAAGCAATGTCATCGCACCGGCCTTATCGTGCCAGTCTGGGATTACAATCCGCTATCGACGAGATTTCTCTGAATAAGAATAAACTCTACGATCCAGCTGTCGTGGATGCGTGTATAACCCTGTTTAACAAAAAAAATTATACTTTCAATGAAGACTAA
- a CDS encoding PAS domain S-box protein, whose protein sequence is MNIVHPHKEDIYIESSMLNKWQKFLDLFSEMIDIPIVLIMQLNQIDLEVIVQSIQESDIYRKNDLLSLKESSYSKAVIDTGNNLIIPNANLDKKWRDSRALALGLVAYIGFPIFWPSGEIFGTICALDLHEREFTSWSGQLLGQYAEIIQDDLSKIDALDDLKKAQAEQAKSEQLLHESEERFKTAFQTSPAGILLTSLTDGVIIDANETYQRLFGYSHEELVGKTTAEINIYVNAEDRGHVFEKLQKGEPVQNYEMPLRTKNDEIKIVHGTVKRININGRDCLITSVYDMTAIKKLENDLLRLNERYALAIRAAQAGIWDWDIVNDVLHWDDQMYKIYDATKEQFGGAYDAWLARVHPDDLAQSDLETKQAMLGEKEYNTEFRICATDGSIRFIKAYGDVIRDFTGNPVRMVGINFDITERNRIKERLMASETRYREIFYNNAAAQIVIDSHDSSIVDANRAACRYYGYSLDEIKKKTVFDINPNSKEYILETMKNSLKKGSNHFVTQHIRADHSIRDVELFNGNVSFDGRNLLHVIIYDITENIKAISDLQESERRFRLFVENAPDGILVETNYQIDYVNQKTLELFRADKLNDLVGKNFADYFVENSSSINAYIQKLNAGLLLKTLSEETIIRLDGEQVDIELSAVPFFYNGKDGALIYLRDMTERRDFEKVKLDMEFQLRQKQKLESIGTLAGGVAHEINNPINGIINYAELISDPTTPPAQIHDYSQEIMREGKRIAEIVRNLLSFARQEKQTHSPAQISDIINQTVSLVRVLLRHDQITLLLDIPDDLPSIKCRSQQIQQVLMNLITNARDALNSKYPGYHEKKVIEINCLMFERDGRRWFKITVKDNGTGILEELLERIFDPFFTTKPRDKGTGLGLSISHGIVKDHHGELYFETKQGECTKAILILPVDNGWSMDDDVM, encoded by the coding sequence ATGAATATTGTTCATCCCCATAAAGAAGATATTTATATCGAATCCTCAATGTTAAATAAGTGGCAGAAATTTCTCGACCTTTTTTCAGAAATGATTGATATCCCAATCGTGTTGATTATGCAACTCAATCAAATTGACCTCGAAGTTATTGTACAGAGCATACAAGAATCCGACATTTATCGAAAAAATGATCTCCTTTCGCTGAAAGAAAGTAGTTATTCTAAAGCCGTTATCGACACCGGGAATAACCTGATTATACCAAACGCCAATCTCGATAAAAAATGGCGCGACAGCCGCGCGTTAGCCCTTGGTCTGGTTGCGTATATAGGATTTCCAATTTTCTGGCCATCGGGAGAAATATTTGGTACAATCTGCGCTTTAGATTTGCACGAGCGAGAATTTACGAGTTGGAGCGGCCAGTTGTTAGGTCAATATGCCGAGATTATACAAGATGATCTGTCCAAAATTGACGCTCTAGATGATTTGAAAAAGGCGCAGGCAGAACAAGCAAAAAGCGAGCAACTCCTGCATGAGTCGGAAGAGCGCTTTAAAACAGCATTTCAGACCTCACCAGCCGGAATCTTGCTGACATCGCTGACCGATGGTGTAATCATTGATGCAAACGAAACGTACCAGCGCTTGTTCGGATATTCACATGAAGAACTGGTTGGGAAGACCACAGCGGAGATTAATATCTACGTAAATGCCGAAGATCGAGGCCATGTGTTTGAGAAGTTGCAAAAAGGTGAACCTGTCCAAAATTATGAAATGCCGCTGCGAACAAAAAACGACGAAATCAAAATAGTTCATGGCACAGTCAAGCGAATCAATATAAACGGGCGCGATTGCTTGATCACCTCGGTTTACGATATGACTGCCATTAAAAAGCTTGAAAATGATCTCCTGAGACTGAATGAGCGTTATGCTCTGGCAATTCGCGCCGCGCAGGCTGGTATCTGGGATTGGGATATCGTCAACGATGTCTTACATTGGGATGATCAAATGTACAAAATATATGATGCGACAAAAGAACAATTTGGTGGCGCCTACGATGCATGGCTTGCGCGTGTGCATCCCGATGATTTGGCGCAAAGCGACTTGGAAACAAAACAGGCAATGCTTGGCGAAAAGGAATACAATACCGAATTTAGAATCTGCGCTACCGACGGAAGCATTCGTTTTATTAAAGCCTATGGCGATGTCATTCGAGATTTCACGGGGAATCCCGTACGTATGGTGGGCATTAACTTTGATATTACGGAAAGAAATCGAATCAAGGAAAGACTCATGGCCAGCGAGACACGGTATCGCGAAATCTTCTATAATAACGCGGCTGCTCAGATTGTAATCGATTCGCATGATTCATCGATCGTTGATGCAAACCGGGCTGCTTGTAGATATTACGGTTATTCCCTTGATGAAATCAAGAAAAAAACCGTATTTGATATCAATCCCAATAGCAAAGAATATATCCTTGAAACGATGAAAAACTCACTCAAAAAAGGGTCGAATCATTTTGTAACCCAACATATTCGGGCGGATCATTCGATTCGCGATGTCGAGTTATTTAACGGAAATGTTAGCTTTGATGGGCGCAATTTATTACATGTCATCATTTATGATATTACTGAAAATATCAAGGCGATTAGCGACCTCCAAGAAAGTGAACGCAGATTCCGACTATTTGTGGAAAACGCTCCCGATGGCATTCTTGTTGAAACAAACTATCAAATTGATTATGTCAATCAAAAAACGCTTGAACTCTTCCGGGCGGATAAACTAAACGATTTGGTGGGCAAAAACTTTGCGGATTATTTTGTTGAAAACAGTAGCAGCATTAACGCGTATATTCAAAAATTGAATGCCGGTCTGTTACTAAAAACCTTAAGTGAAGAAACGATTATCAGGCTGGACGGAGAACAGGTTGATATAGAGCTATCGGCGGTGCCTTTTTTTTACAATGGAAAAGACGGCGCTTTAATCTATCTGAGGGATATGACCGAACGGCGAGACTTTGAAAAAGTGAAACTTGATATGGAATTCCAGCTTCGGCAAAAGCAAAAGCTCGAATCGATTGGGACACTGGCTGGCGGTGTTGCACATGAAATCAACAATCCCATCAACGGAATCATTAACTACGCAGAGTTGATTTCAGATCCGACCACACCACCAGCACAGATTCATGATTACAGTCAGGAAATCATGCGGGAAGGGAAACGAATCGCAGAAATCGTAAGAAACCTGCTCAGCTTTGCCCGCCAGGAAAAGCAAACCCACAGCCCGGCTCAGATCAGTGATATCATTAATCAAACCGTCTCACTCGTGCGGGTTTTACTTCGTCACGATCAAATCACGCTGCTCCTTGATATTCCCGATGACCTTCCCAGTATTAAGTGCCGCAGCCAGCAGATTCAACAAGTATTAATGAATTTAATCACTAATGCCAGAGATGCCCTCAATTCAAAATATCCTGGTTATCATGAAAAAAAAGTTATCGAAATCAATTGTTTGATGTTTGAACGGGATGGTCGCCGATGGTTTAAAATAACGGTGAAGGATAACGGAACCGGGATTCTGGAAGAACTTTTAGAGCGGATATTTGATCCCTTTTTCACTACCAAACCCCGCGACAAAGGGACCGGCCTGGGTCTTTCCATCAGCCACGGAATTGTTAAGGATCACCATGGGGAGCTTTATTTTGAGACGAAACAAGGAGAATGTACCAAAGCAATCCTTATTCTCCCAGTTGATAACGGATGGTCGATGGATGATGATGTCATGTAA
- a CDS encoding alpha/beta fold hydrolase translates to MAFEEISFKSFNEKDIIQAWIYKPIRKPRGIVQIVHGFGEHSRRYLHMILKLNEAGFVVAADDHVGHGKTAAESGNWSDWGNKGYLTMAEDEHTLRQMVQQEYPDLPYFMYGHSMGSMIARSYAATYGEGMDGLLICGTSSFFPKTKELATALKKRIDEGQGEEVDPSYIGALLGWMTDRIVNPLTPNDWISGDPDVVADHASDPFNNFTSPPNIRSTYDFIMMIETIIGIPWAEKVPVTIPVYNIAGDQDPVGLYGEGVYAVSNWLAETGKQVKTKLYSGYRHEIHNYRDIRDEVEDGMIDFINEVIAQKKS, encoded by the coding sequence ATGGCATTTGAAGAAATAAGTTTCAAATCATTTAATGAAAAGGATATAATCCAGGCGTGGATCTACAAACCGATTCGCAAGCCCCGGGGAATTGTTCAAATTGTCCACGGTTTTGGGGAGCATTCACGACGTTATCTGCACATGATACTCAAACTAAATGAGGCCGGATTTGTGGTTGCCGCTGATGATCATGTGGGTCATGGTAAAACTGCCGCCGAATCGGGAAACTGGAGCGACTGGGGTAACAAAGGTTATCTGACCATGGCTGAAGATGAACACACACTCCGCCAAATGGTTCAGCAAGAATATCCCGATTTGCCTTATTTTATGTATGGTCACAGCATGGGTTCAATGATTGCCCGATCCTATGCTGCTACCTACGGCGAAGGCATGGATGGCTTATTGATTTGTGGAACTTCATCGTTTTTTCCAAAAACCAAGGAGCTGGCAACGGCACTAAAAAAACGCATTGATGAGGGCCAGGGCGAAGAAGTCGATCCCAGCTATATCGGTGCCCTTTTGGGCTGGATGACAGATCGTATCGTGAATCCGCTGACTCCGAATGACTGGATCTCTGGTGATCCCGACGTAGTTGCCGATCATGCTAGCGATCCTTTTAACAATTTCACAAGTCCGCCGAATATCCGCTCAACCTATGATTTTATTATGATGATCGAAACCATTATTGGAATACCGTGGGCCGAAAAAGTACCGGTCACGATTCCGGTTTATAATATTGCCGGTGATCAGGACCCGGTCGGACTTTATGGCGAAGGTGTCTATGCGGTTTCAAACTGGCTGGCAGAAACTGGAAAGCAAGTCAAAACTAAACTTTATTCGGGATATCGTCACGAAATCCACAATTATCGGGATATCCGCGACGAAGTCGAAGACGGCATGATCGACTTTATTAATGAGGTCATCGCTCAAAAGAAAAGCTGA
- a CDS encoding PLP-dependent cysteine synthase family protein produces MYNNILETIGLTPMVRINHLNPNPNVEILAKFEGFNPTGSIKDRIALKMIEQAEAEGCLTKDKIIIEPTSGNTGIGLAMIAAVKGYQLEIVMSEAVSIERRKMIQAFGATVTLTSPTEGTDGAIRKVRELIAAYPERYFNPDQFSNKYNKLAHYSTTAEEIWEQTAGKITHVVSSLGTSGTIMGVGMGLRDHNPAVKIVEAQPVLGHYIQGLKNMDEAIVPALYQPDAIDEHIMVESEIAFDFARQIVKKEGIFVGMSSGAAMYAATEVAKKIDSGVIVVIFPDRGEKYLSTDLFKL; encoded by the coding sequence ATTTATAATAACATTTTAGAAACCATTGGTCTTACTCCGATGGTTCGGATTAATCATTTAAATCCAAACCCTAATGTGGAAATTCTTGCAAAGTTTGAAGGTTTTAATCCAACCGGAAGTATTAAGGATCGGATTGCCCTTAAAATGATAGAACAGGCCGAGGCGGAAGGGTGTTTAACCAAAGACAAAATCATTATTGAACCGACCAGCGGCAATACCGGGATTGGTCTGGCGATGATCGCTGCCGTCAAGGGTTATCAGTTGGAAATTGTCATGAGCGAAGCTGTTTCCATTGAACGCCGGAAAATGATTCAAGCCTTTGGTGCGACCGTCACCCTGACTTCTCCAACCGAAGGAACCGATGGCGCGATCAGGAAGGTGCGCGAATTAATTGCTGCCTATCCGGAGCGTTATTTTAATCCTGATCAATTTAGCAATAAATATAATAAGCTCGCTCATTATTCCACTACCGCCGAGGAAATCTGGGAGCAAACCGCAGGGAAAATTACCCACGTTGTTTCTTCTTTAGGGACCTCCGGCACGATTATGGGAGTTGGTATGGGACTTCGCGATCACAATCCGGCCGTGAAAATTGTCGAAGCCCAACCGGTCCTTGGTCATTACATTCAAGGGCTTAAAAATATGGATGAAGCTATTGTTCCGGCGCTGTATCAACCCGACGCCATTGATGAACATATCATGGTTGAATCTGAAATTGCTTTTGATTTTGCCCGTCAAATTGTCAAAAAAGAAGGGATTTTTGTCGGTATGAGCAGTGGCGCGGCGATGTATGCCGCCACTGAAGTGGCTAAAAAAATTGATTCCGGTGTCATTGTTGTGATTTTCCCCGATCGGGGTGAAAAATATCTCAGTACTGATTTGTTTAAGTTGTAA